The proteins below come from a single Cannabis sativa cultivar Pink pepper isolate KNU-18-1 chromosome 3, ASM2916894v1, whole genome shotgun sequence genomic window:
- the LOC133035751 gene encoding F-box/kelch-repeat protein At3g23880-like yields the protein MNTPTPNTLAKKKKNLISLTLLTKSLSISQSPMANPEEGVQLPFDGIPCDFLGDILSRLDVKSLKRCECVSKSWLSLLRTPYFINLHFKRQQPCAVFLQKKVRRFDHHLSICNGETLVEISLHKFPFSEMDQPPLLFFMGSDYGVLGFYDLMDKVVYLWNPTINESRQLPQLGHNCSEFGLGYDPLTNDIKVVKFSSLDGSGVVSTCNKFKEGNQIGIYSLRSNSWKTMKMPNIFSKLESSSTSNIIVYPLMGCSIVVNECIHWMIGLGNKTDCDQSSSGIVAFDISMEKFNLINSPQIVKGSNVKKLANFSGWLSFFTLNEVHVVDIWVMKKYGDSDSWFKHLSVNLHSLLPNRFSSHSRCIPKDLLSNGNLLISCTGSDDWYSYDTRNKRLENMGERIGVRGLTTYVESTFKLNG from the coding sequence atgaacacccctactccCAACacattagcaaaaaaaaaaaaaaacctaatctCTTTGACTCTCTTAACTAAATCTCTTTCAATTTCTCAGTCTCCCATGGCTAATCCTGAAGAAGGAGTTCAATTGCCCTTCGACGGCATCCCTTGTGATTTTCTTGGGGACATTCTCTCAAGACTCGATGTCAAATCTCTAAAACGCTGCGAGTGTGTCTCTAAATCTTGGCTCTCTCTGCTACGGACCCCATATTTCATCAATCTCCATTTCAAGCGACAACAACCTTGTGCAGTTTTCCTCCAGAAAAAGGTTAGAAGATTCGATCACCATTTATCCATTTGTAATGGGGAGACTTTAGTTGAGATTTCTTTACACAAATTTCCTTTTTCTGAGATGGATCAACCACCGTTGTTATTTTTTATGGGTAGCGATTATGGTGTGTTAGGTTTTTATGACTTAATGGATAAAGTTGTTTATTTATGGAACCCAACTATTAATGAGTCTAGACAACTGCCTCAGTTGGGACATAATTGTTCTGAATTTGGGTTAGGCTATGATCCCTTGACCAATGATATCAAAGTGGTAAAGTTCTCATCTCTTGATGGGAGTGGTGTTGTTAgcacttgtaataagtttaaaGAGGGTAACCAGATTGGGATTTATAGTTTGAGAAGCAATTCATGGAAAACAATGAAAATGCCTAACATATTTTCAAAACTTGAATCTTCTTCTACTTCTAATATAATTGTTTATCCACTTATGGGTTGCTCCATTGTTGTTAATGAGTGTATTCATTGGATGATTGGCCTTGGCAATAAAACTGATTGTGACCAATCATCTTCAGGGATAGTTGCTTTTGATATAAGTATGGAGAAATTTAATCTCATAAACTCACCTCAAATTGTAAAAGGGAGTAATGTCAAGAAGTTAGCTAACTTTTCTGGGTGGCTTTCATTTTTCACTTTGAATGAAGTCCATGTAGTTGACATTTGGGTTATGAAGAAATATGGTGACTCGGACTCTTGGTTCAAACATTTGTCTGTCAATTTACACAGTCTTCTTCCAAATAGATTTAGTTCCCATTCTAGGTGTATTCCAAAAGATCTCTTGAGCAATGGGAACCTTTTGATTTCTTGCACTGGCTCTGATGATTGGTATTCGTATGATACCAGGAATAAGAGGCTTGAAAATATGGGTGAAAGAATTGGTGTTAGGGGACTCACTACATATGTTGAGAGTACTTTTAAGTTAAATGGTTAA